TTACACACGGAGGCCTCAAAGCAGCATTATTCTGCCATGTGGACCACTCCAAAAGTGAATGACTTAACATTGACctcactgccccccccccttcggaCCCTCACCTGTACACGCTCCCCCCAGAGGATGAACCTGGGCACGACGGCCGGGATGTTGCGCTGGTAGTACATCCGGTGGACCACCTGCTGCAGGAGGGGCTCCACGGGGGTCACGCTCTGGATGATGACCCCCCGGCCCAGGAACGGGTGCTCAAAGACAATGAAGACCAGGGCAGGCCCCACCTGGGTCCAGcgagaggaaagaggaggaggaaggggctcTCGGCTGGCTGCCCCACAGTGCCCCACTTCCACCATGGAATGGCCAGAACTGCCAGGAGGGCACTGACGATACAGCCCTCCTTGGACTGAGCTTGGACCCTTTGGCCGTGCAGAGTGAATGGGCAACTAGCCCTAAGAGGCCAGGTTTGGCCACATTCGGGGCCTATGCCCCACTTCTTCCCAGGAGAGAGAGGTCTTGGGGAAACTGCAATGGGGTCTGCCTTCTGTTGTGGAACTGCCCAGAGACCCCACCACCTGGCCTGGCTGGTGCTCCCCTTCCACCGATGCCACGCTCCTCCCCGCCCAGGCGCCCTACCTGCTTGACGTGCACGGTCAGGTCGAGGAGGCGGAGGCGCTTGCCAAACACGGTGACGTGGTGCTTCATGAACAATGTGGAACAGTGTGCCTCCGGCTCTGGCTCCGCCTGCCATTGCGCCTGGGAGAGGACGGGAGAGGTCACGGCGGGGGCTGCATGCACATGCCtctgactcagggcccttcccaCGTGGTGGACCTAATGGAAGGTCTGCTCACAGCCCACCCAAAGGGGATCCACATTGGACACAATCTGGCCAGGGTTTACGTTAGCCGCCCAGCCCTGCTGGTTACCTGCCAGTAATGCTTGAAGAAGGCCCAGAACGGTGTGTTGCTGTACCGGAGGTCCACTCCGCTCAGGATGGAGGGCCCGTGGAGAAAGGCCAGGTGGGCCACGTCAGCTGCGTTCTCTGGGATTTCCTGGCATGAGCAAGGATGGGGACACCGTCGCAAGGCTGGAGAGCGAGGGGGGACTACTAGTGTCCTCTGTGGTAGAGAGGGCACCCTATCTTCACAGCCCCAATGCAAGTGAGCTCTTGGATTCACCCGCCCACGAGAGGAGAGGAAGATGGGCCTCCTGTGGCCGGGCTAGAAAGGCCAGCTGAAGGCAAAGGGGCAACTCACCCAGCGCCCCACCCTCCCTACCTCAATGTGTGCGCTGACGTAGTGTTCGGTGATGCCACGGAAGACCCACTCGTGCGACAGCATCTCCTGGTGCTCCGGGACTTGCCAGGTGGGGCCCAGGCCGTCACAGTGGTACCAGACCAGGATCATGCCGCTCACTTCGCACGAGGGCCACACTTTGACCTTTGCAAACGTGGGCACTgcaaggagggggagggaggtcAGACTCACGAGACGGGTGGCCCTTTGTGGGCACAGAGTGGGGGCCAAAGAGTCCTTTGCAGAGTCCTTTGCTCACCCTTCTCGGCGTAGGGGATGCGGGTGCAGCGCCCATCTTCTCCGTGGAACTGCCAGCCGTGGAAGGGACACTCGATGCAGCTGCCCACCACGCGGCCCCCCACGGCCAGGTGGGCCCCCAAGTGAGGGCAGTAGGCGTCCACCACGTGCACTCGCCCCTCTGTGTCCCGGAAGACGGCAAAGTTCTCCCCTGCAGCAAAGACAGACAGGAAAGGTCAGGCCCAGGCACAGTTGCCCGTGGGAGTCTCCCACCCGCCAGACGGGAAAGCCCTCCCTGCCCTTTGCTGGCACTCTGAACGTTGGGGGCCCTCGGATTCTGCCGGGTTTGCATTCCGGTGGATGCCCAAGCCCCATGACATGCAATGGTCAAGTAAAACAGCAAATTCAAGGCCTGCTTTTGTGAATTCTTAATTCTGCGTGTGGAAGGGTGGGGTCTGTTTGggggtctagagcaggggtcctcaaactaaggcccgggggccggatgcggccctccaagctcatttaccaggcccccgccctcagttttataatatttttagatcattttaaataatataatatattgtatatacatataatattgataagaatattataatgttatacaatataatactaataataatctatatatgtaAAAGGGTAATGatatttcagcctaggacaaaacaacaaaactacacatcccagaaacactaaacttggcagcacaacccctcatccatgcctctacgttcatacaagaaaaagctccagctactccagaaaacggccaggctttgagactgcaaggctgttcagtgctattccacctggccaacaaaggattcccataagccacagcaaagcgtggccaggcaaagctagtaccatatagtaataataattacagtagagtctcacttatccaacataaacgggccggcagaatgttggataagcgaatatgttggataataaggagggattaaggaaaagcctattaaacatcaaattaggttatgattttacaaattaaacaccaaaacatcatgttgtacaaccaatttgaccgaaaaagtagttcaatacacaataatgttatgttgtaattactgtatttaggaatttagcaccaaaatatcatgatgtattgaaaactgacctcaaaaatgcgttggataatccagaacgttggataagcgagtgttggataagtaagactctactgtatgtgttatatattacatataatattacagtatagtggtatcgttcaatatagtaatatataatgctaatattttgctatgctaataatataatatattgtatgtacatacagctgctctgagtccccttcggggtgagaaggacgggatataagtgtaataaataaatgtagtaaataaataaataattttagacttaggctcacccaaagtctgaaatgacttgaaggcacacaacaacaacaatcctaattcactggactatctcattggccagaagcaggcccacacttcccattaaatcctgataggtttatgttggttacaattgttttcatttttaaatattgtattgttctttcattattgttgccgttttgcattacaaataagacatgtgcagtgtgcataggaatttgttagttttttcccccaaatgataattcggcccctccacagtctgaagggttgtggacgggccctctgcttaaaaggtttggggacccctggtctagagcctGTGGGTGTGAAGACCAAGGGCACCGGGAAGCCTTGGAAGGGGCTGCAGTGCCCAGTGGGGCCACCAGAGGGCGCCCTAGGAGAGGATTTATTTATTGGGttcttgtatgtcttttgggctgtgtggccatgttccagaagcattctctcctgacatttcgcccacatctatggcaggcatcctcagaggttgtgaggtatggatttatttatttcatgtcaaaagcattgtataatcATAAGtggtaaaataaaggaatcacaagcagctaaataggaGAGGAGAAGCAGCGGCTTCAGTGGTGGCCCCGGAGCCCCTGTGGAGTAttaggttaaagccttgtgacttgaaggttgggctgctgatctgcaagctgccaggttcgaatcccacccggggatgagctccctctgtcagctccagctccatgttgggacatgagagaagcctcccatcaaaacatctgggcgtcccctgggcaacgtcctttcagacggccaattctctcactccataagcaacttgcagtttcttaagttgcttctgacacacaaaaaaatgtgGTGGCCCCAATGCAAGGCCTCCATCCCCATTCccagacatagttttccaaagggaGGGTCTGTGGTCACTGGCAGCTCTGTGGCAAGTCCTGCTAcaatcacactggcctccaactgacaaagagttcttctctcaccctggactttccacagatatatatatatatataaaccttccttgcttagtttctccatatagctcacaacctctgaggatgcctgccatagatgtgggcgaaacgtcaggagagaatgcttctggagcatggccagacagcccagaaaacatacagcaacctgCTACTATCTAGAACAGGCACAGGCAATGtgttgtcgagggctttcatggccggatcacagggttgtatgtctttcgagctatgtggccatgttccagaagcattctctcctgacgtttcacctacatctatggcaggcatcctcagaggttgtgaggcatggataaacttggaaaggaaagtaaatatatatctgtggagagtcctttgtcagtcgggagccagcgttaatgtttcagttaatcaccctaattagcattggaaaggtttgtctcttgcctggggggcaacATCAGGAgacaacacttctggaacatggccatacagcccgaaagacatacaacaacccaggcacgggcaaacttgggcccttgcTCCAGGTGTTCCACCATTCCTAAAAggcccctttccccctcagctgcttaagcagaagctggggctaacagcgggagctcaccctgccttcAAATTAAAGTGCCGAcctttcagcaagttcagctcagtggtttaaccccctgcaccaccagggactctaTGGAAGAGTAAAAGCCGAAAGTGGGGGACAAAGGGAGCATCTCTGTTATAATCTCTAACTCCAATGGGTTGTGTACGTGCCGACCCCTCTCGAGAAGATGCCCGAAGCACCATGCAAACAATGGGACCATAAAACGAACAGGAAGGGAGGTAAAGACAGAAAACATGGTGAGACAATGTGACAGTTGAGACTGTTAGCTTTACCCACCAAGAGGTCTCCTCCGCCCGACCCGCTTTTCCTGCTGGGCCGCATTGGCAAGGCGCGGACTGGGAGAAGGGTCAGTGGGAGGGCAGCCGTGCCCTGCCTTTCCGGAGAACCGCCCGGCTCCCCTCTCCtctctttggctgcaaaggaccCAAAACTGGCACCCACTTCCAAGGAGACCACCCGTCCGGAGGGGACCCCTGACCCACACCCAGTGAGGTCAGGGAACGCCTCCAGCCACGTGGAAAATGCAAAGCACGtatattcatagaatcctagagttggaagagacctcgtggaccatccagtccaaccccattctgccaagaaacaggaaaatcacattcaaagcaccccgacagattcAAAGCCTCGGATTCAAagcctccagggcagagagttccgctgctgaacaaCTCGTTCTCACAATCAggaagtgggcgaaacgtcaggagagaatgcttctggaacatggccacacagcccgaaagacatacaacaaccctgtgatcccggccatgaaagccttcaacaacacattaaatcaggaagttcttcctaatgggtTGTTGTCCTTTTTGtcagttccagaagtattctctcctgacgtttcaagaAGTGACAAtcgggagaaaatacttctggaactgaCAATCAggaagtgggcgaaacgtcaggagagaatacttctggaacatgaccatacagctcaaaaaacatacaacaatcctgtcatcctggccatgaaagccttcgacaacacagttctttctaatgttcaggtgaaatcttttttttcgtgtagtttgaagccattgttccattgcagaAAGCaagctccatacctcacaacctccaaggatgcctgccatagatgtgggcaaaatgtcaggagagaatgcttctggaacatggccatacagcctggaaaacatacaacaaccctgcgatcccggccatgaaggccttcgacaacacattgacaaaggactctccacagatacatatttgccttccttgcctagtctctccatgcctcacaacctctgaggatgcctgccgtagatgtgggcgaaacgtcaggagagaatgcttctggaacatggccatacagcccggaaaacatacaacaaccctgcgatcccggccatgaaggccttcgacaacacattgacaaaggactctccacagatacatatttgccttccttgcctagtctctccatgcctcacaacctctgaggatgcctgccatagatgtgggcgaaacgtcaggagagaatgcttctggaacatggccatacagcccggaaaacatacaacaaccctgcgatcccggccatgaaggccttcgacaacacattgacaaaggactctccacagatacatatttgccttccttgcctagtctctccatgcctcacaacctctgaggatgcctgccgtagatgtgggcgaaacgtcaggagagaatacttctggaacatagccacacagttcgaaaggcatacaacaaccctgtgatgccgggcatgaaagccttcgacaacacagaaagcaagcttgctcctccctccctcacagGTTGATCCATGGGCCTCATTTTCCATGCCCCGCTCTTTcggccgctcctcacagggcttgttctccagacccttggatCATGGGAGCCGCcctctggacacatcccagcttaCCCAGAATGAGACACAGTATGATTCCAAGTgcggcagaatagaatagaggggagcGTGACTTCATGCAGGTCAGAATCCCATTGGCATGACATTGTGTACCCAAACCAAGCATGGGTCAACTTGGGCTCTCCgggagttttggactgcaactcccaccattcctcacagcctcaggccctttccttttccccctccgccgcttaagcggcggagggggaaaaggaaagggcctgaggctgtgaggaatggtgggagttgcagtccaaaactcccGGAGAGCccaagttgacccatgcctgcCCCAAACCCCCTTGCTGGACTGACCGAGGGCGGCGAGGGCTCTTGTCTGTCCAGGCGCGAGGCTGTCGGCTTGCAAGAGGCAGAACCACCCGTTTGGGAAGGGTGGCGGGCGAGGGTGTCCTGCTTGGCGGGCCCTTCGTGCTCGGCGGGCAGACTGGGCACGGCTCCATCCCGGCTCCGGCAGGTAGCCCACCGCCTCGGGCCCACGCAGCAGCCGCTCCGGGCCCAGCGCCCACCGGCAGCAGCCCCAAAGCAGTAGGATCAAGAGCAGCAGAGCCGAGAGCAGGACGAGCGAGGCCGCCATCCCTGCCCTGCCCTGTCCGCCTGCAGCTCTCTCCGGACAGGCCTCTTATCCCGGGGAAAGGGGACGGCACGCCCTCTGCCTCGCCCTGCCCTGCTCTGCTCTCCCTCTGTTCTCTTCCCGCCCCAGGCCTCTACGCTACTGCCTGCCttctgcctggccatctgtccggagagCTCGGATGGTCCCAACTCTAGAGATCTCTATCCTATCATCATATGCATCTATCATATCTATGGATGGATTACATACACAGATaagcatacatatatacacaaacagaTATACATGTGCCCATAGAGAGTAACTGCTCTAGAGATAcgctcagcaagcaagagtccaaaagtggcaggctaaaagcgGGAAcctggctgagaccagatgagagactgatacgataaataaaaaaatcatataaCCATATGTATACTATCTATCTGTCATATCTATGGATGGATTTGGTGTGaatcctcttggcacgtttctccctttcgccctctatccatgcctcttcgaattccacagcactgctggtcacagctgacctccacttagagcgctcaagggccagggcctcCCAGTTCTCagacccatctttaaatctcttttactgtcctcaaacattccattttccttAGAGAGTAACTGctctaaaatctacagagatacgctcagcaagcaagagtccaaaagtggcaggctaaaaacgGGAAcctggctgagaccagatgagagact
This genomic window from Anolis carolinensis isolate JA03-04 unplaced genomic scaffold, rAnoCar3.1.pri scaffold_7, whole genome shotgun sequence contains:
- the LOC100558783 gene encoding cholesterol 7-desaturase nvd; the encoded protein is MAASLVLLSALLLLILLLWGCCRWALGPERLLRGPEAVGYLPEPGWSRAQSARRARRARQAGHPRPPPFPNGWFCLLQADSLAPGQTRALAALGENFAVFRDTEGRVHVVDAYCPHLGAHLAVGGRVVGSCIECPFHGWQFHGEDGRCTRIPYAEKVPTFAKVKVWPSCEVSGMILVWYHCDGLGPTWQVPEHQEMLSHEWVFRGITEHYVSAHIEEIPENAADVAHLAFLHGPSILSGVDLRYSNTPFWAFFKHYWQAQWQAEPEPEAHCSTLFMKHHVTVFGKRLRLLDLTVHVKQVGPALVFIVFEHPFLGRGVIIQSVTPVEPLLQQVVHRMYYQRNIPAVVPRFILWGERVQFERDVMIWNNKQYRSKPLLVKEDGPIQRHRRWYAQFYSENSVPSGPADGLDW